A single genomic interval of Natator depressus isolate rNatDep1 chromosome 14, rNatDep2.hap1, whole genome shotgun sequence harbors:
- the TRIM39 gene encoding E3 ubiquitin-protein ligase TRIM39 isoform X1, with translation MELFPIQHPRFRTLCPQLTAAQIVGEGTTCPEPQRDPRRVLGICCWLVAAACCECSTHSCGVKPKSTMATTNPLENLQVEASCSVCLEYLKDPVIIDCGHNFCRVCITRWWEELNRDFPCPVCRKTFRHRTLKPNRQLGNMVEIAKQLQATKRKVRDESLCGKHNEVLNLFCKEDQEAVCLVCEISHDHRSHTVVPLDDASLEYKEKLQQCLEPLERKLQDIAHCKSQEEKKPGELKRKVESRRQLIVSEFEELHQFLEEEQQVLLRRLEEEEKEILQKLKDNVAQLSDHRLSLNQLITQIEEKCLQSGIEMLKDIKSTLERCETVQTMELASVPIKLEKNFCSFPRQYFVLRKIIKRLIGDVTLDPETAHPNLVLSEDRKSVKFVDTRLRDLPDTPRRFTIYPCVLATEGFTSGRHYWEVEVGDKTHWALGVCKDSVSRKGELMALPETGYWRVRLWNGDKYAATTTPFTPLHLLVKPKRVGVFLDYEAGRVSFYNVTDRSHIYTFTDTFTEKIWPLFYPGIRAGRKNAAPLVIRTPTDWE, from the exons ATGGAATTGTTTCCCATACAACATCCACGTTTCCGCACTCTGTGCCCTCAGCTTACTGCTGCCCAGATTGTGGGAGAGGGCACCACTTGCCCAGAGCCACAGAGAGATCCACGGAGAGTATTGGGGATCTGCTGCTGGCTCGTCGCTGCAGCCTGCTGCGAATGCTCAACCCATTCTTGTGGAGTGAAACCAAAAA GTACCATGGCTACCACCAACCCCCTGGAGAACCTGCAGGTGGAGGCTAGCTGCTCCGTCTGCCTGGAGTACCTGAAGGACCCGGTCATCATCGACTGTGGCCACAACTTCTGCCGGGTCTGCATCACCCGCTGGTGGGAGGAACTGAACCGGGACTTCCCCTGTCCCGTCTGCCGCAAGACCTTCCGCCACCGCACCCTCAAGCCCAACCGGCAGCTGGGCAACATGGTGGAGATCGCCAAGCAGCTGCAGGCCACCAAGCGCAAGGTGCGGGACGAGAGCTTGTGCGGGAAGCACAACGAGGTACTCAACCTCTTCTGCAAGGAGGACCAGGAGGCCGTCTGCCTGGTGTGCGAGATCtcccacgaccaccgctcccacaCCGTGGTGCCCCTGGACGACGCCTCCCTGGAGTACAAG GAGAAGCTGCAGCAGTGTCTGGAGCCTCTGGAGCGGAAGCTGCAGGACATTGCCCACTGCAAATCCCAGGAGGAGAAGAAACCCGGAGAGCTGAAg AGAAAGGTGGAGAGCCGTCGGCAGCTGATAGTGAGTGAGTTCGAAGAGCTGCACCAGTtcctggaggaggagcagcaggtgCTGCTCCGAcgactggaggaggaggagaaggagatccTGCAGAAGCTAAAGGACAACGTGGCCCAGCTGTCAGACCACCGCCTCTCCCTCAACCAGCTCATCACTCAGATTGAGGAGAAGTGCCTGCAGTCGGGCATCGAGATGCTCAAG GACATAAAGAGCACCCTGGAAAG GTGTGAGACGGTGCAGACCATGGAACTGGCCTCGGTCCCCATCAAGCTGGAGAAGAATTTCTGCAGCTTCCCCCGGCAGTACTTCGTCCTGCGCAAGATCATCAAGAGGCTGATCG gaGACGTGACCCTGGACCCTGAGACGGCCCATCCCAACCTGGTGCTCTCCGAGGACCGCAAGAGCGTGAAGTTCGTGGACACGCGGCTGCGGGACCTGCCTGACACCCCACGTCGCTTCACCATCTACCCCTGCGTCCTGGCGACCGAGGGCTTCACCTCGGGCCGCcactactgggaggtggaggtgggcgACAAGACACACTGGGCCCTGGGCGTCTGCAAGGACTCGGTGAGCCGCAAAGGCGAACTGATGGCCCTGCCCGAGACGGGCTACTGGCGAGTGCGGCTGTGGAACGGCGACAAGTACGCGGCCACCACCACCCCCTTCACCCCGCTGCACCTCCTTGTCAAGCCCAAGCGGGTGGGCGTCTTCCTGGACTATGAGGCCGGGCGGGTGTCCTTCTACAACGTCACTGACCGCTCCCACATCTACACCTTCACGGACACCTTCACCGAGAAGATCTGGCCCCTCTTCTACCCGGGCATCCGCGCCGGACGCAAGAACGCCGCCCCCCTCGTTATCCGCACCCCCACGGACTGGGAGTGA
- the TRIM39 gene encoding E3 ubiquitin-protein ligase TRIM39 isoform X2 has protein sequence MATTNPLENLQVEASCSVCLEYLKDPVIIDCGHNFCRVCITRWWEELNRDFPCPVCRKTFRHRTLKPNRQLGNMVEIAKQLQATKRKVRDESLCGKHNEVLNLFCKEDQEAVCLVCEISHDHRSHTVVPLDDASLEYKEKLQQCLEPLERKLQDIAHCKSQEEKKPGELKRKVESRRQLIVSEFEELHQFLEEEQQVLLRRLEEEEKEILQKLKDNVAQLSDHRLSLNQLITQIEEKCLQSGIEMLKDIKSTLERCETVQTMELASVPIKLEKNFCSFPRQYFVLRKIIKRLIGDVTLDPETAHPNLVLSEDRKSVKFVDTRLRDLPDTPRRFTIYPCVLATEGFTSGRHYWEVEVGDKTHWALGVCKDSVSRKGELMALPETGYWRVRLWNGDKYAATTTPFTPLHLLVKPKRVGVFLDYEAGRVSFYNVTDRSHIYTFTDTFTEKIWPLFYPGIRAGRKNAAPLVIRTPTDWE, from the exons ATGGCTACCACCAACCCCCTGGAGAACCTGCAGGTGGAGGCTAGCTGCTCCGTCTGCCTGGAGTACCTGAAGGACCCGGTCATCATCGACTGTGGCCACAACTTCTGCCGGGTCTGCATCACCCGCTGGTGGGAGGAACTGAACCGGGACTTCCCCTGTCCCGTCTGCCGCAAGACCTTCCGCCACCGCACCCTCAAGCCCAACCGGCAGCTGGGCAACATGGTGGAGATCGCCAAGCAGCTGCAGGCCACCAAGCGCAAGGTGCGGGACGAGAGCTTGTGCGGGAAGCACAACGAGGTACTCAACCTCTTCTGCAAGGAGGACCAGGAGGCCGTCTGCCTGGTGTGCGAGATCtcccacgaccaccgctcccacaCCGTGGTGCCCCTGGACGACGCCTCCCTGGAGTACAAG GAGAAGCTGCAGCAGTGTCTGGAGCCTCTGGAGCGGAAGCTGCAGGACATTGCCCACTGCAAATCCCAGGAGGAGAAGAAACCCGGAGAGCTGAAg AGAAAGGTGGAGAGCCGTCGGCAGCTGATAGTGAGTGAGTTCGAAGAGCTGCACCAGTtcctggaggaggagcagcaggtgCTGCTCCGAcgactggaggaggaggagaaggagatccTGCAGAAGCTAAAGGACAACGTGGCCCAGCTGTCAGACCACCGCCTCTCCCTCAACCAGCTCATCACTCAGATTGAGGAGAAGTGCCTGCAGTCGGGCATCGAGATGCTCAAG GACATAAAGAGCACCCTGGAAAG GTGTGAGACGGTGCAGACCATGGAACTGGCCTCGGTCCCCATCAAGCTGGAGAAGAATTTCTGCAGCTTCCCCCGGCAGTACTTCGTCCTGCGCAAGATCATCAAGAGGCTGATCG gaGACGTGACCCTGGACCCTGAGACGGCCCATCCCAACCTGGTGCTCTCCGAGGACCGCAAGAGCGTGAAGTTCGTGGACACGCGGCTGCGGGACCTGCCTGACACCCCACGTCGCTTCACCATCTACCCCTGCGTCCTGGCGACCGAGGGCTTCACCTCGGGCCGCcactactgggaggtggaggtgggcgACAAGACACACTGGGCCCTGGGCGTCTGCAAGGACTCGGTGAGCCGCAAAGGCGAACTGATGGCCCTGCCCGAGACGGGCTACTGGCGAGTGCGGCTGTGGAACGGCGACAAGTACGCGGCCACCACCACCCCCTTCACCCCGCTGCACCTCCTTGTCAAGCCCAAGCGGGTGGGCGTCTTCCTGGACTATGAGGCCGGGCGGGTGTCCTTCTACAACGTCACTGACCGCTCCCACATCTACACCTTCACGGACACCTTCACCGAGAAGATCTGGCCCCTCTTCTACCCGGGCATCCGCGCCGGACGCAAGAACGCCGCCCCCCTCGTTATCCGCACCCCCACGGACTGGGAGTGA
- the LOC141998500 gene encoding acetylcholinesterase-like, producing the protein MLGLLPCLLLLSLPGPSSGSDDDGTVVLTTSGPIRGKRLPAGSSSVTAFLGIPYAEPPVGALRFQKPLPHQPWSHVQEATDFGNACHQPLFTGIPEAEVWSPKTPLSEDCLFLNVWVPHPQPNGTAPVLVWIHGGGYISGSASLSVYDGRFLAATENVIVASMNYRLGALGFLSLPPAAPGNAGLWDQRLALRWLRDNAAAFGGDPAHVMLFGVSAGGSSVGFHLLSAGSRLLFTRAVLQSGAATAPWAWISLKGARERGRRLGQLLGCTDGDDTALVGCLLGKEPGEFSKHDNSILRSKEMLMMVFVPTPDGDFLPDTPSRLLRAGQSQPMPILTGFTSNEGGYLLKFSPLDFSLENISHIGWEELLQVMRLTVPGAPEEAIQIVARRYLQERQDEARYLWAMDQSIGDHLFVCPVAEVAEQEAEAGSPVYIYYFTHRSPGLSLPEWMGVPHSSEVPYLFGTLTAMWGANYTLTEAETGLSRRVMRYWAEFARSGNPTGSEGSEEQWPLYNSREQNFIRISTEPLQVQGTSPTQHCSFLASVLKEKPSPTAETHRTAEPSRKREHEEEKEN; encoded by the exons ATGCTGGgactcctcccctgcctgctccttctctccctgccgGGCCCCAGCTCTGGCTCCGATGACGACGGCACCGTGGTGCTCACCACCAGCGGCCCCATCCGGGGCAAGCGCCTCCCGGCCGGCTCCAGCTCAGTAACAGCCTTCCTGGGCATCCCCTACGCCGAGCCCCCCGTGGGGGCCTTGCGCTTCCAGAAACCACTTCCCCACCAGCCCTGGAGCCACGTCCAGGAAGCCACCGACTTCGGCAATGCCTGCCACCAGCCTCTGTTTACTGGTATCCCTGAGGCTGAGGTCTGGTCACCCAAAACACCGCTGTCTGAGGACTGTCTCTTCCTCAACGTCTgggtgccccatccccagcccaacGGGACAGCCCCTGTCCTCGTCTGGATCCACGGTGGGGGGTACATTTCTGGCTCTGCCTCTCTCAGCGTCTATGATGGGCGCTTCTTAGCCGCTACCGAGAACGTGATCGTGGCCTCCATGAACTACcggctgggggcgctgggcttcctgtccctgcccccagccgcCCCAGGGAATGCCGGCCTGTGGGACCAGCGCTTGGCACTGCGCTGGCTGCGGGACAACGCGGCCGCCTTCGGTGGGGACCCAGCCCACGTGATGCTCTTCGGCGTGAGCGCCGGTGGTTCCTCAGTCGGCTTCCACCTCCTCTCCGCGGGGAGCCGGCTCCTCTTCACCCGCGCTGTGCTACAGAGCGGAGCCGCCACCGCACCGTGGGCTTGGATTTCACTTAAGGGGGCCAGGGAGAGAGGCCGGAGGCTGGGCCAGCTGCTGGGCTGCACCGATGGTGACGACACCGCCCTGGTGGGCTGTCTGCTGGGGAAGGAACCCGGGGAGTTCTCCAAACACGATAACTCCATCTTGCGCAGCAAGGAGATGCTGATGATGGTCTTTGTGCCAACACCAGATGGGGATTTCCTCCCTGATACACCATCAAGGCTGCTgagggctgggcagagccagCCTATGCCCATCCTGACCGGGTTCACCTCCAATGAAGGCGGCTACTTGTTAAAATTCAGTCCTCTTGACTTCAGCCTGGAGAACATCAGCCACATCGGCtgggaggagctgctgcaggtgATGAGGCTGAcagtgccaggggccccagaagAGGCCATCCAGATCGTGGCACGGCGGTACCTCCAGGAGAGGCAGGATGAGGCACGATACTTATGGGCCATGGATCAATCCATCGGTGACCACCTCTTTGTGTGCCCGGTAGCTGAGGTGGCTGAGCAAGAGGCGGAGGCCGGCAGTCCTGTGTACATCTACTACTTCACCCACCGCAGTCCCGGCTTGTCTTTACCGGAGTGGATGGGGGTGCCACACAGCTCCGAGGTGCCCTACCTCTTCGGGACCCTGACGGCCATGTGGGGCGCCAACTACACTCTCACGGAGGCCGAGACCGGGCTGAGCCGCAGGGTGATGCGGTACTGGGCAGAGTTTGCCAGGAGCGG GAACCCCACAGGGTCAGAGGGCAGCGAGGAGCAGTGGCCCCTCTACAACTCCAGGGAGCAGAACTTCATCCGCATCAGCACAGAGCCGCTCCAGGTCCAGGGAACATCGCCCACCCAGCACTGCAGCTTCTTAGCATCGGTGCTCAAAGAGAAGCCAAGCCCCACAG CTGAGACCCACAGAACTGCTGAACCCTCAAGGAAGAGGGAACacgaggaagagaaggaaaactgA